In one Musa acuminata AAA Group cultivar baxijiao chromosome BXJ2-5, Cavendish_Baxijiao_AAA, whole genome shotgun sequence genomic region, the following are encoded:
- the LOC103983998 gene encoding homeobox-leucine zipper protein HOX16 — protein sequence MDSGRLIFHSSLSHGHHGQQMILLGGGGPVFGGAGPAVSAVEGASKRRPFFTSPDELLEEEYYYYDEQLPEKKRRLTPEQVHLLERSFEAENKLEPERKGELARKLGMQPRQVAVWFQNRRARWKNKQLEHDFDRLKSSYNTLLADHDSLLRENDRLRSQVISLTEKLQINKATAPTAAAGITGTKAGDHAASATDLASLAVQKKAEDRLSTGSGGSAVVDAECPTHLLDSGEVSFFPEGYHGDVNDAANCDCYYDSMFVGEHHHHHHYHHHHQEDAQLGLWVWN from the exons ATGGACTCTGGCCGTCTGATCTTTCATTCCTCCTTGTCGCACGGCCACCACGGGCAGCAGATGATCCTCCTGGGCGGCGGCGGCCCGGTGTTCGGAG GGGCGGGACCAGCTGTGTCTGCGGTCGAGGGCGCGAGCAAGCGCCGGCCCTTCTTCACGTCGCCAGACGAGCTACTGGAGGAGGAGTACTACTACTACGACGAGCAGCTGCCGGAGAAGAAGCGCCGCCTCACGCCGGAGCAG GTACACCTGCTGGAGCGGAGCTTCGAGGCGGAGAACAAGCTGGAGCCGGAGAGGAAGGGTGAGCTCGCACGGAAGCTGGGGATGCAGCCAAGGCAGGTGGCTGTTTGGTTTCAGAATCGCCGCGCCCGGTGGAAGAACAAGCAGCTGGAGCACGACTTCGACCGCCTCAAGTCCTCCTACAACACCCTCCTCGCCGACCACGATTCCCTCCTCAGGGAGAACGACCGCCTCCGCTCCCag GTGATCTCACTGACCGAGAAGCTCCAGATCAATAAGGCTACAGCCCCGACGGCAGCCGCAGGGATCACCGGGACAAAAGCGGGCGACCATGCCGCATCAGCTACCGACCTCGCGTCCCTGGCAGTGCAGAAGAAGGCGGAGGACAGGCTGAGCACGGGAAGCGGCGGGAGCGCGGTGGTCGACGCGGAGTGCCCGACCCACCTGTTGGACAGCGGCGAGGTGTCCTTCTTCCCCGAAGGCTACCACGGCGACGTAAACGACGCGGCTAATTGTGACTGCTATTACGATTCGATGTTCGTGGGGGAGCACCATCATCACCaccactaccaccaccaccaccaggagGATGCCCAGCTGGGGTTGTGGGTTTGGAACTGA
- the LOC103984350 gene encoding tetraspanin-8-like → MVKISNSLIGILNFVTLLVSFPVIGIAVWFRVQAATECERFLQLPLLILGIFLFVVSVLGFVGSCFRVSVFLWIYLFVLFLLILAMVAFTMFGLIVTNKGVGQAIVGRAYKEYKLDDYSHWLQKRVRDWPTWNVIEGCLKEAKVCGQLEGAVGMKATEFYRKNLSPIQSGCCKPPSYCRFTYVNATYWTTPKSGAVASGLDCKAWSNGQEKLCYSCNSCKGGVLATLKDGRKKVAIVNAALLVFLIITHTVGCCAYRNNKSRNHYPPYYYGGKLPSYKSTPSSLPSTLAAKPLHTERRQEQRKRGLLAAAGVPGSGRNSLPPPPFSLPSSLSPGSDAASDEVSVAELGDLEEAEP, encoded by the exons ATGGTAAAGATCAGCAACAGCCTGATAGGCATCTTAAACTTCGTGACACTGCTCGTCTCCTTCCCGGTCATCGGCATTGCGGTGTGGTTCCGCGTGCAAGCCGCCACGGAATGCGAGCGGTTCCTGCAACTGCCCCTCCTCATCCTCGGCATCTTCCTCTTCGTCGTATCAGTGCTGGGCTTCGTGGGCTCATGTTTTCGTGTGTCCGTCTTCCTATGGATCTACCTCTTCGTGTTGTTCCTGTTGATCCTTGCCATGGTTGCCTTCACGATGTTCGGCTTAATCGTGACCAATAAGGGTGTCGGACAAGCGATAGTTGGGAGGGCGTACAAAGAGTACAAACTCGACGACTACTCGCACTGGCTGCAGAAGAGGGTGCGGGATTGGCCGACCTGGAATGTCATCGAAGGCTGCTTGAAGGAGGCGAAGGTCTGCGGCCAGCTCGAGGGTGCCGTCGGCATGAAGGCCACCGAGTTCTACCGGAAAAACCTGTCGCCCATTCAG TCTGGTTGCTGCAAGCCACCGAGCTACTGCAGATTCACCTACGTAAATGCTACGTACTGGACGACGCCAAAATCTGGAGCAGTTGCATCAGGGCTCGATTGCAAGGCATGGAGTAACGGCCAGGAGAAGCTGTGCTACTCCTGTAACTCATGCAAGGGAGGTGTTCTGGCAACTCTCAAGGACGGGAGGAAGAAGGTGGCCATCGTCAACGCGGCTCTTCTTGTGTTTCTCATCATCACCCACACGGTGGGCTGCTGTGCGTACAGGAACAACAAGTCTCGCAACCATTACCCTCCTTACTACTATGGGG GCAAACTCCCCAGCTATAAATCCACGCCGTCGTCCCTTCCCTCAACTTTGGCCGCGAAGCCTCTCCACACCGAAAGAAGACAAGAACAACGGAAGAGAGGCCTTCTTGCTGCCGCCGGAGTCCCCGGCTCCGGCCGTAACTCCCTCCCGCCTCCTCCTTTCTCTCTGCCTTCGTCGCTGTCGCCGGGCTCTGACGcggcctccgacgaggtctcggtGGCGGAGTTGGGGGATCTCGAGGAGGCCGAACCCTGA